A single region of the Vicinamibacterales bacterium genome encodes:
- a CDS encoding bifunctional (p)ppGpp synthetase/guanosine-3',5'-bis(diphosphate) 3'-pyrophosphohydrolase translates to MIRFEDLLEKVREYNPDADLELLRRAYVFSALEHKGQVRHSGEPYLVHPLEVATILTDMKMDAVTIAAGLLHDVVEDTLTTTERLEQTFGREVAHVVEGVTKISAITFSSSEERQAENFRKMLLAMVDDIRVILVKLADRLHNMRTLNFLPEDRRLHIAQETLDIYAPIANRLGMAKVKNELEELAFRFLEPDAYELLKARVERRRKASEGVVEELRRTIVSKLRDAQVPVIEVDGRTKRLYSIHQKLRRQKIDLDRVYDFVALRIVTKTIKDCYAALGIIHQTWSPVPGRIKDFIAMPRPNGYQSLHTSVISEGGFPFEVQIRTEEMHLRAEEGIAAHWKYKEGRVGAERDEPYFVWLRQLLEWQQEVRDPQEFIQNLKIDLYPEEVYTFTPKGQVKPLPRGATPVDFAYSIHTDVGAQCVGARVNGRMVPLRTQLKNGDIVEIVTQAKHKPSRDWLNFVTTSRAKNKIKHYLEGEEKLRAVDLGQRMLEKEIRRFDLNLKTLMSDAELQKASAAFSMQKVEELLAAIGFGRLQARQVLDKLVPVEELKERPTTGVVSAVRRALSGDSDKIKVRGADDLLVIRARCCNPIRGEKIVGYITRGKGVSVHAVTCPNVTNLLYTPDRRIEVEWDRTADQGGYTVDLALVVEDRKGLLAEISAKIGDTNITNIEAKTHDGHLDHIDMTLEIRDLKHLEKVFKSLRKVTGVLSVERAAR, encoded by the coding sequence GTGATCCGTTTCGAAGACCTGCTGGAAAAGGTCCGGGAGTACAACCCGGACGCCGACCTCGAGCTGCTCAGACGGGCCTACGTGTTCTCGGCCCTCGAGCACAAGGGACAGGTTCGCCACTCCGGGGAGCCCTACCTGGTCCATCCCCTCGAGGTGGCGACGATCCTCACCGACATGAAGATGGACGCGGTGACCATTGCCGCCGGGCTTCTCCACGACGTCGTCGAGGACACCCTCACCACCACCGAGCGCCTCGAACAGACGTTCGGCCGCGAGGTCGCCCACGTCGTCGAGGGCGTCACCAAGATCAGCGCGATCACCTTCTCGTCGAGCGAAGAACGCCAGGCCGAGAACTTCCGGAAGATGCTCCTGGCGATGGTCGACGACATTCGCGTCATCCTCGTGAAGCTGGCGGACCGCCTCCACAACATGCGGACGCTCAACTTCCTGCCCGAGGACCGCCGGCTGCACATCGCCCAGGAGACGCTCGACATCTACGCGCCGATCGCCAACCGCCTGGGCATGGCGAAGGTCAAGAACGAGCTGGAGGAACTGGCGTTCCGCTTCCTCGAGCCCGATGCGTACGAGCTGCTGAAGGCGCGCGTCGAACGTCGGCGGAAGGCCAGCGAGGGAGTCGTCGAAGAGCTGCGGCGCACGATTGTGTCGAAGCTGCGTGACGCGCAGGTGCCCGTCATCGAGGTGGACGGCCGCACCAAGCGCCTCTACAGCATCCACCAGAAGCTCCGCCGCCAGAAGATCGATCTGGATCGCGTGTACGATTTCGTCGCGCTGCGCATCGTCACCAAGACGATCAAGGACTGCTACGCGGCGCTCGGCATCATCCACCAGACGTGGTCGCCGGTTCCGGGCCGCATCAAGGATTTCATCGCGATGCCGCGCCCGAACGGCTATCAGTCGCTCCACACGTCGGTCATCAGCGAGGGTGGATTCCCCTTCGAGGTGCAGATCCGGACCGAGGAGATGCACCTGCGTGCCGAGGAAGGGATCGCCGCCCACTGGAAGTACAAGGAAGGCCGGGTCGGCGCCGAGCGTGACGAACCGTATTTCGTGTGGCTGCGCCAACTGCTCGAGTGGCAGCAGGAGGTGCGCGACCCGCAGGAGTTCATCCAGAACCTCAAGATCGACCTCTACCCGGAGGAGGTCTACACCTTCACGCCGAAGGGCCAGGTCAAGCCCCTCCCGCGCGGCGCGACGCCCGTGGACTTCGCATACTCGATCCACACCGACGTCGGCGCCCAATGCGTCGGCGCGCGCGTCAACGGCCGGATGGTGCCCCTCCGCACCCAGCTCAAGAACGGCGACATCGTCGAGATTGTGACGCAGGCGAAACACAAGCCGAGCCGGGACTGGCTCAACTTCGTGACGACCTCGCGCGCCAAGAACAAGATCAAGCACTACCTGGAAGGCGAGGAGAAGCTCCGCGCCGTCGACCTCGGCCAGCGGATGCTCGAGAAGGAAATCCGCCGCTTCGACCTGAACCTGAAGACGTTGATGTCAGACGCCGAGCTGCAAAAGGCCAGCGCCGCGTTCAGCATGCAGAAGGTGGAGGAACTGCTGGCGGCGATCGGCTTCGGCAGGCTCCAGGCGCGGCAGGTGCTCGACAAGCTCGTGCCGGTCGAGGAACTCAAGGAACGCCCGACCACGGGCGTCGTGTCCGCCGTGCGCCGGGCGCTCTCAGGCGACAGCGACAAGATCAAGGTGCGCGGGGCGGACGATCTGCTCGTGATCCGGGCCCGGTGCTGCAATCCGATCCGCGGCGAGAAGATCGTCGGCTACATCACCCGCGGCAAGGGTGTGTCGGTGCACGCGGTGACGTGCCCGAACGTCACCAACCTCCTGTACACGCCGGATCGGCGCATCGAGGTGGAGTGGGACCGGACCGCAGACCAGGGCGGGTACACGGTGGACCTTGCCCTGGTCGTCGAGGATCGGAAGGGCCTGTTGGCGGAAATCAGCGCCAAGATCGGGGACACGAACATCACGAACATCGAGGCGAAGACCCACGATGGGCACCTCGACCACATCGACATGACGCTCGAGATACGCGACCTCAAACACCTCGAGAAGGTGTTCAAGTCGCTGCGCAAGGTCACGGGGGTGTTGTCCGTCGAGCGGGCCGCGAGATAG
- a CDS encoding tetratricopeptide repeat protein has translation MQRRFKAASLVVVLTAFSLTLVGCAQLGVLKARKAFKEANVLYQQQDYKRAAERYEETVQNDPNLSTAYFYLANSYDQMYKPSRKGEKQNDEYLTKAIENYRKCADKEKDAKLKKLSLEYLVAAYGPDKMNDPAQAEPLVQEMIRLEPTEPSNYFILSKMYEDAGQYELGEQTLLKAKEMRPNDSSTYMQLAGFYNRQGEFEKTMAALQERADKEPNNPEAFYTISSYYWEKAYRDFRLKDAEKLNYITLGLTAADKALQLKADYPEALTYKNLLLRSQALVIKDPAKQKELLKEADTLRDRAIDLRKQKAGGK, from the coding sequence ATGCAGAGGCGGTTCAAGGCGGCGTCGCTGGTTGTTGTGCTGACAGCCTTCAGCCTGACGCTGGTCGGTTGCGCGCAGCTAGGCGTGTTGAAGGCGCGCAAGGCCTTCAAGGAAGCGAACGTTCTGTATCAGCAGCAGGACTACAAGCGGGCGGCGGAACGGTACGAGGAGACGGTTCAGAACGACCCGAACCTGTCGACCGCGTATTTCTATCTGGCCAACAGCTACGACCAGATGTACAAGCCCAGCCGGAAGGGTGAGAAGCAGAACGACGAATATCTCACGAAGGCGATCGAGAACTACCGGAAGTGCGCCGACAAGGAGAAGGACGCGAAGCTGAAGAAGCTGTCCCTCGAATACCTCGTGGCGGCCTACGGTCCCGACAAGATGAACGATCCGGCGCAGGCCGAACCGCTCGTGCAGGAGATGATCCGCCTCGAGCCGACCGAGCCCAGCAACTACTTCATCCTCTCGAAGATGTACGAGGATGCCGGGCAGTACGAACTGGGCGAGCAGACGCTCCTGAAGGCCAAGGAAATGCGGCCGAACGACTCGAGCACCTACATGCAGCTGGCGGGCTTCTACAACCGCCAGGGCGAGTTCGAGAAGACGATGGCCGCCCTGCAGGAACGCGCCGACAAGGAACCGAACAACCCCGAGGCGTTCTACACGATTTCGTCGTATTACTGGGAGAAGGCCTATCGCGACTTCCGCCTGAAGGACGCCGAGAAGCTGAACTACATCACCCTGGGCCTGACTGCTGCCGACAAGGCACTCCAGCTCAAGGCCGACTATCCGGAAGCCCTGACCTACAAGAACCTCCTGCTGCGGTCTCAGGCCCTCGTCATCAAGGACCCGGCCAAGCAGAAGGAACTGCTCAAGGAAGCCGACACGCTGCGTGACCGTGCGATCGATCTGCGCAAGCAGAAGGCTGGCGGCAAGTAG
- a CDS encoding biopolymer transporter ExbD produces MAHAHKHHGAEKIVKGEVPHASADMNVTPLIDVLLVLLVIFLAALPLSQKGLDINLPLETNTPQAAEVKTDQIVVDYTADRKLTINKQDVTMAELETRLRAIFEQRKDKTMFIIGAPTLRYGDIVEVIDAAKGAGVEKVGIVTEGMRQAAGVQAGAGR; encoded by the coding sequence ATGGCTCACGCACACAAGCACCACGGAGCCGAGAAGATCGTCAAGGGTGAAGTGCCGCACGCCAGTGCGGACATGAACGTCACCCCGCTGATCGACGTGCTCCTCGTCCTCCTCGTCATCTTCCTCGCTGCCCTTCCGCTGAGCCAGAAGGGTCTCGACATCAACTTGCCGCTCGAGACCAACACGCCGCAGGCGGCGGAGGTCAAGACCGACCAGATCGTCGTGGACTACACGGCGGACCGCAAGTTGACGATCAACAAGCAGGACGTGACGATGGCCGAGCTCGAGACGCGCCTCCGGGCGATCTTCGAGCAGCGCAAGGACAAGACGATGTTCATCATCGGGGCCCCGACGCTGCGCTACGGCGACATCGTCGAGGTCATCGACGCGGCGAAGGGCGCCGGTGTCGAGAAGGTCGGGATCGTCACGGAAGGCATGCGCCAGGCTGCCGGCGTGCAGGCCGGGGCTGGCCGATAG
- a CDS encoding ExbD/TolR family protein, which translates to MSMDIGAKGSLKADINVTPLVDVMLVLLIIMMLIAPMLQKGVDVRLPQASNSADKPETQEQTVIAIAADKRFFLNAVPVREDDLVQKVNEALEAKKEKIVLIKADVDAPYSAVMSAMDKLRAAQIENVGLITERKIGQGGGR; encoded by the coding sequence ATGTCAATGGATATTGGTGCAAAAGGCTCATTGAAAGCGGACATCAACGTGACGCCGCTCGTCGACGTCATGCTGGTGCTGCTGATCATCATGATGCTGATCGCGCCGATGCTACAGAAGGGCGTCGACGTCAGGCTCCCTCAGGCGTCCAACTCGGCCGACAAGCCGGAGACGCAGGAGCAGACGGTCATCGCCATCGCGGCTGATAAGCGCTTCTTCCTGAACGCCGTGCCGGTTCGCGAAGACGATCTGGTCCAGAAGGTCAACGAGGCGCTCGAGGCCAAGAAGGAAAAGATCGTTCTGATCAAGGCGGACGTGGATGCGCCGTACTCAGCCGTGATGAGCGCGATGGACAAGCTCCGCGCGGCCCAGATCGAGAACGTGGGCTTGATTACCGAGCGCAAGATCGGCCAGGGAGGGGGCAGGTAA
- a CDS encoding MotA/TolQ/ExbB proton channel family protein — protein sequence MNLLEIWNQMGYFAKGIAYVLFFMSMLSFGVAIERIYTYIQARKQSKLFAPQVAKALKEGRLKDAIALATKKEYRYSHLAKVVLAALQEYQFAQEGGEKMSKEDMVDTVRRAIQRASALTGSDLKKMVSALATIGATAPFVGLLGTVVGVINAFQGIAATGSGGIGAVSAGIAEALVETALGLLVAIPAVWFYNYLTGRIEYFNVEMDNSSSEMVDFFIKKSV from the coding sequence ATGAATCTGCTCGAAATCTGGAATCAGATGGGATACTTCGCGAAGGGTATCGCGTACGTGCTCTTCTTCATGTCGATGCTGTCGTTCGGCGTGGCCATCGAGCGCATCTACACGTATATCCAGGCGCGGAAACAGTCGAAGCTGTTCGCCCCGCAGGTCGCCAAGGCGCTCAAGGAAGGCCGTCTGAAGGACGCCATCGCGCTCGCGACCAAGAAGGAATACCGCTACAGCCACCTCGCCAAGGTCGTTCTCGCGGCCCTGCAGGAATACCAGTTCGCGCAGGAGGGTGGCGAGAAGATGAGCAAGGAAGACATGGTTGACACCGTCCGCCGCGCCATCCAGCGCGCCTCGGCGTTGACCGGTTCCGACCTCAAGAAGATGGTGTCCGCGCTCGCGACCATCGGCGCGACGGCTCCGTTCGTCGGGCTGCTCGGCACGGTCGTCGGCGTCATCAACGCGTTCCAGGGCATCGCGGCCACCGGGTCGGGCGGCATCGGCGCCGTGTCGGCCGGTATCGCGGAAGCGCTCGTCGAGACGGCGCTCGGACTCTTGGTCGCCATCCCGGCGGTGTGGTTCTACAACTACCTCACGGGCCGGATCGAGTACTTCAACGTGGAGATGGACAACTCCTCGTCGGAGATGGTGGACTTCTTCATCAAGAAATCCGTCTAG
- a CDS encoding energy transducer TonB yields MPRDLFGDVVNPSIKIGSKKWYTVPLSFLVHLVLIGAIVIVPLMAADILPTPPIMMAFAAPPPPPPPPPPPPPPAQAAAPPPVMDVNPNAAPVQAPSQIKPESGLNSGLEGGVQGGVEGGVPGGVVGGVVGGLPDAPPPPPPPQAPVRVGGNIKPPTKTRDVKPVYPAIAQSARVQGVVIIEATIGPDGKVKDAKVLRSIPLLDQAALEAVRQWEFTPTLLNGVPVPVIMTVTVNFTLQ; encoded by the coding sequence GTGCCACGCGATCTGTTTGGTGACGTAGTCAATCCTTCGATCAAGATCGGGAGCAAGAAGTGGTACACCGTGCCGCTCTCGTTTCTTGTTCACCTAGTCCTCATCGGCGCGATCGTCATCGTCCCGCTGATGGCGGCTGACATTCTGCCGACCCCGCCGATCATGATGGCGTTTGCGGCCCCTCCGCCGCCGCCGCCACCACCACCACCACCACCACCACCGGCCCAGGCTGCCGCGCCGCCGCCGGTCATGGACGTCAACCCGAATGCCGCGCCGGTTCAGGCGCCGTCTCAGATCAAGCCTGAGTCGGGCCTCAACAGCGGTTTGGAGGGTGGCGTGCAGGGTGGAGTGGAAGGTGGCGTGCCCGGGGGCGTCGTGGGTGGTGTCGTTGGCGGGCTGCCCGATGCCCCGCCGCCGCCGCCGCCGCCGCAGGCGCCGGTCCGCGTTGGTGGCAACATCAAGCCGCCGACCAAGACCAGGGACGTCAAGCCGGTATATCCGGCAATCGCGCAGTCGGCTCGTGTGCAGGGCGTTGTCATCATCGAGGCCACCATCGGACCCGATGGGAAGGTCAAGGATGCCAAGGTGTTGCGCTCGATTCCGCTGCTCGACCAGGCCGCACTCGAAGCGGTCCGCCAGTGGGAATTCACGCCGACCCTCCTGAACGGCGTGCCGGTGCCGGTCATCATGACGGTAACCGTGAACTTCACGCTGCAGTGA
- a CDS encoding sodium-translocating pyrophosphatase, producing the protein MNVLSVLLTRGAAGLRGRRRSFAMLLLAVAAISLLSAPAVLASTAAAQPVEVTEHAGGEASLRLPDLGQTNFMGVNGRTLLMVGLLVCLGGLGFGLVVYQQLKALPVHSSMREISELIYETCKTYLLQQGKFLMILEAFIGVIIVVYFGALQHFAASRVIIILAFSVLGIAGSYGVAWFGIRINTFANSRTAFASLKGKAFPVFAIPLKAGISIGMLLISVELFMMLAILLFIPGDYAGQCFIGFAIGESLGAAALRIAGGIFTKIADIGSDLMKIVFNIKEDDARNPGVIADCTGDNAGDSVGPTADGFETYGVTGVALISFILLAVHDPAVQVQLLVWIFVMRIMMIFASGISYLLNGVWAKAKFGDVAKMNFEHPLTTLVWLTSIISVVITYVVSYLLIPNLGDGTLWWKLSTVITCGTLAGAIIPELVKVFTSTTSAHVKEVVTSAREGGASLDILSGLVAGNFSAYWLGLAIVSLMGIGFLVSTTFPATMMLAPAVFAFGLVAFGFLGMGPVTIAVDSYGPVTDNAQSVFELSVIETLPNIKQELKKEFGFDVNFSEAKDLLEAADGGGNTFKATAKPVLIGTAVVGATTMIFSIIMMLTKGLQPELVANLSLLHAPFLLGLVTGGAVIYWFTGASIQAVSTGAYRAVEFIKKNIKLESSEKASVADSKKVVAICTQYAQKGMFNIFLTVFFSTLAFAFLEPYFFIGYLVSIALFGLYQAIFMANAGGAWDNAKKIVEVELKEKGTPLHAATVVGDTVGDPFKDTSSVAMNPVIKFTTLFGLLAVELAVQLKDQLGTGFGWALSAAFFLVSVVFVWRSFYGMRIPVDAK; encoded by the coding sequence ATGAACGTGCTTTCTGTGCTCTTGACACGCGGCGCCGCAGGTCTGCGCGGGCGGCGGCGTTCCTTCGCGATGCTGCTGCTGGCTGTAGCCGCGATTTCGTTGTTGTCGGCTCCCGCGGTCCTCGCGTCCACCGCGGCGGCCCAGCCCGTCGAGGTGACCGAACACGCCGGCGGCGAGGCGTCGTTGAGGCTGCCCGATCTCGGTCAGACCAACTTCATGGGCGTCAACGGCCGGACGCTCCTGATGGTCGGCCTGCTGGTCTGCCTGGGCGGCCTGGGCTTCGGCCTGGTCGTCTACCAGCAGCTCAAGGCGTTGCCGGTGCACTCGTCGATGCGGGAAATCTCCGAGCTCATCTACGAGACCTGCAAGACCTACCTGCTGCAGCAGGGCAAGTTCCTGATGATCCTCGAGGCCTTCATCGGCGTGATCATCGTCGTCTACTTCGGTGCTCTGCAGCACTTCGCGGCCAGTCGGGTCATCATCATCCTTGCCTTCAGTGTGCTCGGGATCGCCGGAAGCTACGGCGTCGCCTGGTTCGGCATCCGGATCAACACCTTCGCCAACTCGAGGACGGCCTTCGCGAGCCTGAAGGGGAAGGCGTTTCCGGTGTTCGCGATTCCGCTCAAGGCCGGCATCAGCATCGGCATGCTGCTCATCAGCGTCGAGCTGTTCATGATGCTGGCGATCCTGCTGTTCATCCCGGGCGATTACGCGGGGCAGTGCTTCATCGGCTTCGCCATCGGCGAGTCGCTCGGCGCCGCGGCCCTCCGGATCGCCGGCGGCATCTTCACGAAGATCGCCGACATCGGGTCCGACCTGATGAAGATCGTCTTCAACATCAAGGAAGACGACGCGCGCAACCCGGGCGTCATCGCCGACTGCACGGGCGACAACGCGGGCGACTCGGTCGGGCCGACGGCCGACGGATTCGAGACGTACGGCGTGACCGGCGTCGCGCTGATCTCGTTCATCCTCCTCGCGGTGCACGATCCGGCGGTGCAGGTGCAGTTGCTCGTCTGGATCTTCGTGATGCGCATCATGATGATCTTCGCAAGCGGCATCTCCTACCTGCTCAACGGGGTGTGGGCCAAGGCGAAGTTCGGCGACGTCGCGAAGATGAACTTCGAGCACCCGCTGACGACGCTGGTGTGGCTGACGTCGATCATCTCCGTCGTGATCACGTACGTCGTGTCCTACCTCCTGATCCCGAACCTCGGTGACGGCACGCTGTGGTGGAAGCTCTCCACCGTGATCACGTGCGGCACGCTGGCGGGCGCGATCATCCCCGAGCTGGTGAAGGTGTTCACGTCGACCACGTCGGCGCACGTCAAGGAAGTCGTGACGTCGGCCCGCGAGGGCGGCGCGTCGCTCGACATCCTCTCCGGCCTGGTGGCCGGAAACTTCAGCGCCTACTGGCTGGGCCTCGCCATCGTGTCGCTGATGGGCATCGGGTTCCTGGTCAGCACGACGTTCCCGGCGACCATGATGCTGGCGCCGGCGGTGTTCGCCTTCGGCCTGGTGGCCTTCGGCTTCCTCGGCATGGGGCCGGTCACCATCGCGGTGGACTCGTATGGGCCGGTCACCGACAACGCGCAGTCGGTCTTCGAGTTGTCGGTCATCGAGACGTTGCCCAACATCAAGCAGGAGCTGAAGAAGGAGTTCGGGTTCGACGTGAACTTCAGCGAAGCCAAGGACCTGCTCGAGGCGGCCGACGGCGGCGGCAACACCTTCAAGGCGACAGCCAAGCCGGTGCTCATCGGGACCGCGGTCGTCGGCGCCACGACGATGATCTTCTCGATCATCATGATGCTGACCAAGGGGCTGCAGCCGGAACTGGTGGCGAACCTGTCGCTGCTCCACGCTCCGTTCCTCCTGGGGCTGGTCACGGGCGGGGCGGTCATCTACTGGTTCACCGGCGCGTCCATCCAGGCCGTTTCGACCGGCGCCTACCGGGCGGTCGAGTTCATCAAGAAGAACATCAAGCTCGAGAGCAGCGAGAAGGCGTCGGTGGCGGACAGCAAGAAGGTGGTCGCCATCTGTACGCAGTACGCGCAGAAGGGAATGTTCAACATCTTCCTGACCGTCTTCTTCTCGACCCTCGCGTTCGCGTTCCTGGAGCCGTATTTCTTCATCGGCTACCTCGTATCGATCGCGCTGTTCGGGCTCTACCAGGCGATCTTCATGGCGAACGCCGGCGGCGCGTGGGACAACGCGAAGAAGATCGTCGAGGTCGAACTGAAGGAGAAGGGGACGCCGCTGCACGCGGCGACGGTCGTCGGCGACACGGTTGGCGATCCGTTCAAGGACACGTCCTCGGTCGCGATGAACCCGGTGATCAAGTTCACGACCCTGTTCGGCCTGCTTGCGGTCGAGCTTGCCGTGCAGCTGAAGGACCAGCTGGGGACCGGGTTCGGCTGGGCGCTGAGCGCGGCGTTCTTCCTCGTGTCCGTGGTGTTCGTGTGGCGTTCGTTCTACGGAATGCGGATTCCGGTGGACGCGAAGTAA
- a CDS encoding DUF502 domain-containing protein: MATPRAVLWLRRRFIAGFFVAVPLIISVAALLWIFQIIDGLTDPVYQRWLGRQVPGLGLATTAAFVLVVGVVASNVLGKRLLSRAEGYLVRVPVFGTIYSPVKQLLAAFSPENESGLKRVVMVEDSCGGLRMGFVTKEFELDTGTGLRPFAAVYLPTNNLYLGDIYVYPRDALVLPDITVEEGVKIFLTGGMAIADRLLARRP, from the coding sequence ATGGCCACACCTCGAGCCGTCCTCTGGCTGCGGCGCCGGTTCATCGCCGGGTTCTTCGTCGCCGTTCCCCTGATCATCAGCGTGGCGGCGCTCCTCTGGATCTTCCAGATCATCGACGGGTTGACCGACCCGGTGTACCAGCGCTGGCTCGGCCGCCAGGTCCCTGGGCTGGGTCTCGCCACGACCGCGGCGTTCGTCCTCGTCGTGGGCGTCGTCGCGAGCAACGTGCTCGGGAAGCGACTGCTGTCCCGGGCCGAGGGCTATCTGGTGAGGGTCCCCGTCTTCGGGACCATCTACTCACCCGTCAAGCAGTTGCTCGCTGCGTTCTCGCCCGAGAACGAATCAGGCCTCAAGCGTGTCGTGATGGTGGAGGACTCGTGCGGCGGCCTGCGGATGGGGTTCGTGACGAAGGAATTCGAGCTCGACACCGGCACGGGACTGCGCCCGTTCGCCGCCGTCTACCTTCCGACGAACAACCTGTACCTGGGCGACATCTACGTCTACCCGCGCGATGCGCTGGTGCTGCCGGACATCACGGTGGAAGAGGGCGTCAAGATCTTCCTGACCGGCGGCATGGCGATCGCAGACCGGCTCTTGGCGCGACGGCCCTAG
- the secF gene encoding protein translocase subunit SecF, which yields MQIFHNPNYNFVKYRWHALVVSWVLILAGLVMIWTTGIPLGVEFSGGTQVVLQFDQQRPSIDQVRTALDKHFPGGGQNVVVQTYGTEVQREILVRVPHTGKESGTELTRTADEIQAAVRAGGLGAFKVAGTEVVGPVVGQELASKGTWAFLLSLFFILLYLWFRFELSFAVGATVATLHDILITMALLMFFRYEMSLNIIAALLTMTGYSTNDTIVIFDRVRENLRGMRRDNIKDIVNVAVNQTLNRTIITGGTALLSVIALYFFGGEVLRGFAFTMIVGIITGTYSSVFIAAAIVTFWRHGKGGARIVAASAAMPAAQRPTTTARQRKGSRNGARAS from the coding sequence ATGCAGATTTTCCACAACCCGAACTACAACTTCGTCAAATATCGCTGGCACGCCCTCGTCGTCTCCTGGGTCCTGATTCTCGCGGGCCTCGTGATGATCTGGACCACGGGCATCCCGCTCGGCGTCGAGTTCTCGGGTGGCACGCAGGTCGTTCTCCAGTTCGACCAGCAGCGGCCGAGCATCGACCAGGTGCGGACGGCGCTCGACAAGCATTTTCCCGGCGGCGGTCAGAACGTCGTCGTCCAGACCTACGGCACCGAGGTCCAGCGCGAGATCCTCGTGCGCGTGCCGCACACGGGCAAGGAGTCGGGCACCGAGCTGACGCGGACGGCGGACGAGATCCAGGCGGCCGTCAGGGCGGGAGGCCTTGGGGCGTTCAAGGTGGCCGGGACGGAAGTCGTCGGACCGGTCGTCGGCCAGGAGTTGGCCAGCAAGGGCACGTGGGCCTTCCTGCTCTCGCTGTTCTTCATCCTGCTCTACCTCTGGTTCCGGTTCGAGCTGAGTTTCGCCGTCGGCGCCACGGTGGCGACGCTGCACGACATCCTGATCACGATGGCGCTTCTGATGTTCTTCCGCTACGAGATGTCGCTGAACATCATCGCCGCGCTGCTCACGATGACCGGGTACTCGACCAACGACACGATCGTCATCTTCGACCGCGTCCGTGAGAACCTGCGAGGGATGCGGCGGGACAACATCAAGGACATCGTCAACGTCGCGGTCAACCAGACGCTGAACCGGACGATCATCACCGGCGGCACGGCGCTCTTGTCGGTCATCGCGCTGTATTTCTTCGGCGGCGAGGTGCTCCGCGGCTTCGCGTTCACCATGATCGTCGGGATCATCACCGGCACGTATTCGAGCGTGTTCATCGCGGCGGCGATCGTCACGTTCTGGCGGCACGGCAAGGGCGGGGCGCGGATCGTCGCGGCGTCGGCGGCGATGCCCGCAGCCCAGCGCCCGACGACGACCGCGCGTCAGCGCAAGGGCTCGCGAAACGGCGCCCGCGCGTCGTAG